One Herbaspirillum rubrisubalbicans genomic window carries:
- a CDS encoding HAMP domain-containing sensor histidine kinase has translation MSNAIEHTHPPHSPHLPSIRKPGYLGLSFRQLLLAAFLLIAALLSGTSIHALFTLDRMSSNSRETARQAVQLTESAQRLAERTVAMERSARQYLVLDDPAFHARFNEAREQARQALGELSDSLPMAPRELFSQWSLYGDEAASVLEAESRKDKGEQAKLFQDFARLPALNERIALESRREVDRRNNALSAALDQQRQLLTAQVLGAIVLAVLLAFCFGLWLSRPMARLEQAIGRLGDNRFDQPIEVRGPADIRRLGQQLDWLRQRLADLEAEKSRFLRHVSHELKTPLAALCEGAALLDDGVAGQLNDNQREIARILRQNTQSLQTQIEDLLRYNEVSFDAQRIHPVPVDLRALLHKVIDDQRLQWLARTLTVEIEGAARTVVVDPEKMAIVLSNLLSNAVRFSPEGGCIRFLLAEGPGVVRVECIDQGPGVAPTDAARIFEPFYQGLHQPTGARRGNGIGLSVVREYVLAHSGKVYLVPREGGAHFRIELPDEK, from the coding sequence ATGTCCAACGCCATCGAGCACACTCATCCGCCCCATTCGCCGCACTTGCCGTCGATACGCAAGCCCGGTTATCTCGGCTTGTCGTTCCGGCAGTTGCTGCTGGCCGCCTTCCTGCTCATTGCCGCACTCTTGAGCGGCACCTCCATCCATGCCCTGTTCACGCTGGACCGCATGTCGAGCAACAGTCGCGAGACTGCGCGCCAGGCGGTGCAGCTCACCGAATCGGCGCAACGCCTGGCCGAGCGTACCGTGGCCATGGAGCGCAGCGCGCGCCAGTACCTGGTGCTGGACGATCCGGCCTTCCATGCCCGCTTCAACGAGGCGCGCGAGCAGGCACGCCAGGCGCTGGGGGAGTTGTCCGATTCGCTGCCGATGGCGCCGCGCGAGCTGTTCAGTCAGTGGAGTTTGTATGGGGATGAGGCGGCCAGTGTGCTGGAGGCCGAGTCGCGCAAGGACAAGGGTGAACAGGCCAAGCTGTTCCAGGACTTCGCCCGTCTGCCTGCCTTGAATGAGCGCATTGCCCTGGAGAGCCGGCGCGAGGTGGATCGTCGCAACAATGCCCTGTCTGCCGCGCTGGACCAGCAGCGCCAGTTGCTGACTGCCCAGGTGCTGGGGGCCATCGTGCTGGCGGTGTTGCTGGCGTTCTGCTTCGGCTTGTGGCTGTCGCGTCCGATGGCGCGGCTGGAACAGGCCATCGGGCGCCTGGGCGACAATCGTTTCGACCAGCCCATCGAGGTGCGCGGCCCGGCTGATATCCGTCGCCTGGGCCAGCAACTGGATTGGCTGCGCCAGCGCCTGGCCGACCTGGAGGCCGAGAAGTCGCGCTTCCTGCGTCATGTTTCCCATGAATTGAAAACGCCGCTGGCCGCCTTGTGTGAAGGCGCGGCCCTGCTCGACGATGGCGTGGCCGGTCAGCTCAACGACAATCAGCGCGAGATCGCCCGCATCCTGCGCCAGAATACGCAATCGTTGCAGACCCAGATCGAGGATTTGCTGCGCTATAACGAAGTCTCCTTCGATGCCCAGCGCATCCATCCGGTGCCGGTGGATCTGCGCGCGCTGCTGCACAAGGTGATCGACGACCAGCGCCTGCAATGGCTGGCGCGCACGCTGACGGTGGAAATCGAGGGCGCGGCCCGCACCGTGGTGGTGGATCCCGAGAAGATGGCCATCGTGTTGTCCAACCTGCTCTCGAACGCCGTGCGTTTCAGCCCCGAGGGTGGCTGCATCCGCTTCCTGCTGGCCGAAGGGCCGGGCGTGGTGCGGGTCGAGTGCATCGATCAGGGGCCCGGCGTGGCGCCCACTGACGCCGCGCGCATCTTCGAACCCTTCTACCAGGGCTTGCACCAGCCCACGGGCGCGCGCCGTGGCAATGGCATCGGACTGTCGGTGGTGCGCGAGTACGTACTGGCCCATAGCGGCAAGGTCTATCTGGTCCCGCGCGAAGGCGGGGCGCATTTCCGAATCGAGTTGCCTGATGAAAAATAA
- a CDS encoding ArgE/DapE family deacylase, which yields MSKQQFSERLCAWIDEHFEEEVDVLQQLIRIPTDTPPGNNAPHADAVAELVQSWGWNAEKHPVPAEQVRDYGMQSITNLIVRRPYAEGGPTLALNAHGDVVPPGEGWTHDPYGGEVVDGRIYGRAAAVSKSDFASYLFATRALEALGAPLRGAVELHFTYDEEFGGLLGPGWLLEQKLTRPDYVLAAGFSYNVVTAHNACLQFEVTVHGRATHGSMPETGHDALQAANAILNAIYGALPGLKEIRSAIDGISHPTMIVGRIDGGTNTNVVPGKVVLKMDRRMIPEEDPAQVEAGVRKLIEDAVAGWPGIRVEIRRLLLARALRPLPGHEKLVQSLLRNAQQVMGETLTTQGSALYTDARLYGEQGIPVVLFGAGPRTLMESNAKQADENLTLDDLKKATKVVALMLLDFLGPQH from the coding sequence ATGTCCAAACAGCAGTTCTCGGAGCGCCTGTGCGCGTGGATCGATGAGCATTTCGAGGAAGAGGTCGATGTTCTGCAGCAGTTGATCCGCATCCCCACCGATACGCCCCCCGGCAACAATGCCCCGCACGCCGATGCAGTGGCCGAGCTGGTGCAGTCCTGGGGCTGGAATGCCGAGAAGCATCCGGTGCCGGCCGAGCAGGTGCGGGACTATGGGATGCAGAGCATTACTAACCTGATCGTGCGGCGTCCCTATGCCGAGGGCGGTCCGACCCTGGCCTTGAACGCCCACGGTGACGTGGTGCCGCCGGGGGAGGGCTGGACCCATGACCCGTATGGCGGCGAGGTGGTCGATGGCCGTATCTATGGGCGGGCGGCGGCGGTCTCCAAGAGCGACTTTGCCAGCTACCTGTTTGCCACGCGCGCGCTGGAAGCCCTGGGCGCGCCGCTGCGTGGGGCGGTGGAGCTGCACTTTACCTACGATGAGGAATTTGGTGGCCTGCTCGGTCCGGGCTGGCTGCTGGAACAGAAGCTGACGCGCCCGGATTACGTCCTGGCGGCCGGTTTCAGCTACAACGTGGTCACCGCCCACAATGCCTGCCTGCAGTTCGAGGTGACCGTGCATGGTCGCGCTACCCACGGGTCCATGCCCGAGACCGGCCACGATGCGCTGCAGGCGGCCAACGCCATCCTCAACGCCATCTATGGTGCGCTGCCGGGCTTGAAGGAAATCCGTTCGGCCATTGATGGCATCAGCCACCCGACCATGATCGTCGGCCGCATCGATGGCGGCACCAATACCAATGTGGTGCCGGGCAAGGTGGTGCTGAAGATGGACCGCCGCATGATTCCCGAGGAAGATCCGGCGCAGGTCGAGGCTGGTGTGCGCAAGTTGATCGAGGATGCGGTCGCAGGATGGCCGGGCATTCGGGTGGAGATCCGCCGCCTGCTGCTGGCGCGAGCACTGCGTCCGCTGCCGGGCCATGAGAAGCTGGTGCAAAGCCTGCTGCGCAATGCCCAGCAGGTCATGGGCGAGACGCTCACCACCCAGGGCTCGGCGCTCTATACCGATGCCCGTCTGTATGGCGAACAAGGGATTCCGGTGGTGCTGTTCGGCGCCGGTCCACGCACCCTCATGGAATCCAATGCCAAGCAGGCCGATGAAAACCTGACCCTGGATGACCTGAAGAAGGCCACCAAGGTGGTGGCGCTGATGCTGCTGGACTTCCTGGGACCGCAGCACTGA
- a CDS encoding MFS transporter: MSSQPSSSGAPAPQPHIVIAGEGLPPERRGRAILALGIAVGLATLDTAIANTALPAMALDLKTTPAASVWIVTAYQLAMMVALLPLAALGEIVGYRRIYIWGLVLFTAASLLCAVAWSLPTLVIARFLQGLGGAGIMSVNTALIRFIYPTRSLGRGVGLNTLIVAIAFTVGPSVASGILAIAPWPWLFAVNVPLGVAAVILALPSLPHTKLSSHAFDLRSAVLNAAAFGLLILAIGEGAHQAELKVVGLELAAAIVCGLLLLKRELSHPAPMLPVDLFRHPMFTLSAITAVCSFAAQGLAFVSLPFFFHHDLGRSQVEIGLLMTPWPVAVAIMAPIAGRLSDHYPVGILGGVGLAILCAGLLWMTFMPAAPSVWEISWRMLLCGMGFGFFQSPNLKALMTSAPPHRSGGASGIVATARLLGQSVGAALVALCFNLSETHGSRLALGFGAAFAGVACIASFLRLLTRNPYAPPLKK, from the coding sequence ATGTCCTCGCAGCCCTCTTCCTCCGGCGCTCCCGCCCCCCAACCCCACATTGTCATTGCCGGCGAAGGCCTGCCGCCCGAACGACGCGGCCGCGCGATCCTGGCGCTGGGCATCGCGGTGGGCCTGGCCACGCTCGACACCGCCATCGCCAACACCGCCCTGCCGGCCATGGCACTGGACCTCAAGACCACGCCAGCGGCTTCGGTATGGATCGTCACCGCTTACCAGCTGGCGATGATGGTCGCCCTGCTGCCCTTGGCGGCATTGGGCGAAATCGTCGGCTATCGCCGCATCTATATCTGGGGACTGGTGCTCTTCACGGCGGCCTCGCTGCTGTGTGCGGTGGCCTGGTCACTGCCCACGCTGGTCATCGCACGCTTCCTGCAGGGACTGGGCGGGGCCGGCATCATGAGCGTCAACACCGCGCTGATCCGCTTCATCTACCCGACCCGCTCACTGGGCCGCGGCGTGGGCTTGAATACCCTGATCGTGGCCATCGCCTTCACCGTCGGCCCCTCGGTGGCTTCCGGCATCCTGGCCATCGCGCCCTGGCCCTGGCTGTTCGCGGTCAACGTACCGCTGGGCGTGGCCGCCGTGATCCTGGCCCTGCCCTCCTTGCCACACACCAAACTGTCCAGCCACGCCTTCGACCTGCGCAGCGCGGTCCTCAATGCCGCCGCCTTTGGCCTGCTGATTCTGGCCATCGGCGAAGGCGCGCACCAGGCAGAACTCAAGGTGGTGGGACTGGAATTGGCCGCGGCCATCGTCTGCGGCCTGTTGCTGCTCAAGCGTGAACTGTCGCATCCGGCACCGATGCTGCCGGTAGACCTGTTCCGCCATCCCATGTTTACGCTCTCGGCCATTACCGCTGTATGTTCCTTTGCAGCACAAGGCTTGGCCTTCGTCTCGCTGCCCTTCTTCTTCCATCATGACCTCGGTCGCAGCCAGGTCGAGATCGGCCTGCTGATGACACCCTGGCCGGTGGCCGTGGCCATCATGGCGCCGATTGCCGGACGCCTGTCGGATCACTATCCGGTCGGCATCCTGGGTGGCGTCGGGCTGGCCATCCTGTGCGCCGGCCTGTTGTGGATGACCTTCATGCCGGCCGCCCCCAGCGTATGGGAAATCAGTTGGCGGATGCTGCTCTGTGGCATGGGCTTCGGCTTCTTCCAGTCACCCAATCTCAAGGCACTCATGACCAGTGCACCACCCCATCGCAGCGGTGGTGCCTCCGGCATCGTGGCCACCGCGCGCCTGCTGGGACAAAGCGTGGGCGCCGCCCTGGTGGCCTTGTGCTTCAATCTCTCAGAGACGCATGGATCGCGTCTGGCCCTCGGATTCGGTGCTGCATTTGCCGGGGTGGCGTGCATTGCCAGCTTCCTGCGTTTGCTAACCAGAAATCCTTATGCCCCGCCGCTGAAAAAATAA
- a CDS encoding HD-GYP domain-containing protein: protein MLKSIALEQLRLGMYVHSIPGGWIKHPFWRKSFKIETLEDLQTLRECPVEEVTIDTAKGRDIAPENLTEDDEEPAVELSLDHHGAPTTVAVPKPATRTETTIERERAARIISASKSTVLNMFSEARMGKAVDVKDAAELVTEITSSVARNADALISLARLKTTDDYTYMHSVAVCAMMISLANQLGMTPEQTKQAGMAGLLHDVGKMAVPLEILNKPAKLTEEEFASVRAHTVHGHGILQQIEGIGEAALDVSLHHHEKIDGSGYPFNLKANAISVMAKMGAVCDVYDAITSNRPYKAGWDPARSIRHMAASAGHFDPVTMEAFVKAIGIYPTGSCVILQSGRLGVVVDQRPDHLLTPRVKLFYSTTNRMPLKPEIIDLTHASDRIVAYADPAKWGIRSLPSIDLL, encoded by the coding sequence ATGTTGAAATCCATCGCCTTAGAACAATTACGTTTGGGCATGTATGTCCATTCCATCCCCGGCGGATGGATCAAGCATCCTTTCTGGCGCAAGTCCTTCAAGATCGAAACCCTGGAAGACTTGCAGACCCTGCGGGAATGTCCCGTGGAAGAAGTCACCATCGACACCGCCAAGGGTCGTGATATCGCCCCCGAAAACCTGACGGAAGATGACGAAGAGCCCGCAGTCGAACTCAGCCTGGACCACCACGGTGCGCCCACCACGGTCGCAGTGCCCAAGCCGGCCACGCGCACCGAAACCACCATCGAACGCGAACGCGCGGCGCGCATCATTTCCGCCTCCAAGTCCACCGTGCTCAACATGTTTTCCGAAGCACGCATGGGCAAGGCGGTGGACGTCAAGGATGCTGCCGAACTGGTCACCGAAATCACCTCTTCCGTGGCGCGCAATGCCGATGCGCTTATCAGCCTGGCGCGCCTGAAGACCACCGACGACTACACCTATATGCACTCGGTGGCAGTGTGCGCGATGATGATCTCGCTGGCCAACCAGTTGGGCATGACGCCAGAACAGACCAAGCAGGCCGGCATGGCCGGGCTGCTGCATGACGTAGGCAAGATGGCCGTACCGCTGGAAATCCTCAACAAACCTGCCAAGCTGACCGAGGAAGAATTCGCCTCGGTGCGCGCCCACACCGTACACGGCCACGGCATCCTGCAGCAGATCGAAGGCATCGGCGAAGCCGCGCTGGACGTATCGCTGCACCATCACGAAAAGATCGATGGCAGCGGCTACCCCTTCAATCTCAAGGCCAATGCCATCTCGGTCATGGCCAAGATGGGCGCGGTATGCGACGTCTACGACGCCATCACCTCCAACCGTCCCTACAAGGCCGGTTGGGATCCGGCCCGCTCAATTCGCCACATGGCCGCCAGCGCCGGGCATTTCGATCCGGTCACCATGGAAGCCTTCGTCAAGGCCATCGGCATCTACCCGACCGGCTCCTGCGTGATCCTGCAATCGGGCCGCCTCGGTGTGGTGGTGGACCAGCGCCCGGATCATCTGCTCACGCCCCGCGTCAAGCTGTTCTACTCCACCACCAACCGTATGCCCCTCAAGCCGGAGATCATCGACCTGACCCACGCCAGCGACCGCATCGTGGCCTACGCCGATCCTGCCAAATGGGGCATCCGCAGCCTGCCCAGCATCGACCTGCTCTGA
- a CDS encoding BLUF domain-containing protein, protein MLVRLIYASRARQAITHDSIEAILAASRQRNPQQGITGVLCYSDTIFVQVLEGGRDQVNRLYGRLLRDERHQDVILLAYESIDERLYSSWTMGKIRLDKINRSLLLKYSVTGELNPYEVSSCSTVALLNELASTAAFAQRD, encoded by the coding sequence ATGCTGGTTCGTCTGATCTATGCAAGCCGTGCCCGCCAGGCCATCACCCATGACAGCATCGAGGCCATTCTGGCCGCCTCGCGCCAGCGCAATCCGCAGCAGGGCATCACCGGTGTGCTGTGCTACAGCGATACCATCTTCGTGCAGGTGCTCGAAGGTGGGCGTGATCAGGTCAACCGCCTCTATGGCCGCTTGCTGCGCGATGAGCGCCACCAGGACGTGATCCTGCTGGCCTATGAATCGATCGACGAACGCCTGTATTCCTCGTGGACCATGGGCAAGATCCGCCTGGACAAGATCAACCGTTCGCTGTTGCTGAAGTACTCGGTCACGGGCGAACTCAATCCATATGAAGTTTCGAGCTGCTCCACCGTGGCATTGTTGAATGAGCTGGCCTCGACGGCAGCCTTTGCCCAGCGGGACTGA
- the folE gene encoding GTP cyclohydrolase I — MATENKPAANASEAAAPSVHDQLVSTRIRQRIKAAGVRFHANDNIAAFIEEGELAQLQAEVQSKLAAVLESLVIDVESDHNTQDTAKRVAKMYLNEVFKGRYQAAPPVTEFPNIERLNELMIVGPITVRSACSHHLCPIMGKVWVGVMPNEHSNLIGLSKYARLLEWVMSRPQIQEEAVSQAADLLMQKLQPDGLAIVMEADHFCMHWRGVKDMDSKMINSVMRGSFLRDANLRREFLALISHRQRG; from the coding sequence ATGGCAACAGAAAACAAACCGGCCGCGAACGCTTCCGAGGCAGCTGCCCCTAGCGTGCACGACCAGTTGGTGTCGACCCGCATCCGCCAGCGCATCAAGGCCGCCGGCGTGCGTTTCCACGCCAACGACAATATCGCTGCCTTCATCGAGGAAGGCGAACTGGCGCAATTGCAGGCCGAGGTGCAGTCCAAGCTGGCGGCTGTGCTGGAGAGCCTGGTGATCGACGTCGAGAGCGACCACAATACCCAGGACACCGCCAAGCGCGTGGCCAAGATGTATTTGAACGAAGTCTTCAAGGGTCGCTACCAGGCCGCCCCGCCGGTGACCGAGTTCCCCAACATTGAACGCCTGAATGAGCTGATGATTGTCGGCCCCATCACGGTACGCAGCGCTTGCTCGCACCACCTGTGCCCGATCATGGGCAAGGTGTGGGTGGGGGTGATGCCCAATGAACATTCCAACCTGATCGGCTTGTCCAAGTATGCCCGCCTGCTGGAATGGGTGATGAGCCGTCCGCAGATCCAGGAAGAAGCAGTCTCCCAGGCGGCCGACCTGCTGATGCAGAAACTGCAGCCGGACGGCCTGGCCATCGTCATGGAAGCCGACCACTTCTGTATGCACTGGCGCGGCGTGAAGGACATGGATTCGAAGATGATCAACAGCGTCATGCGCGGCTCCTTCCTGCGTGACGCCAACCTGCGCCGCGAATTCCTGGCGCTGATTTCCCACCGTCAACGAGGTTAA
- a CDS encoding flagellar basal body L-ring protein FlgH, with product MSFQYRLASVAALAVLLSACSSPAPMVTGPTSVRPAYQVANVENNGAIFRVSSAQLFEEPTTYNVGDIIKIDISESISSSNKAATNNSRDSSLTQKGPGSDAPLGGLFTQLYNANYTATGNNTFKGSGDSSNSNTMTGTLMVSIVEVLPNRNLVVAGEKRIGVNGNINTLRFSGVVRTRDIRGGIVASSNVADARLEQVGGGSIADASSDNNFFRRLLTIW from the coding sequence ATGTCATTCCAGTATCGTCTTGCCAGCGTGGCTGCGCTGGCTGTTTTGCTCTCGGCCTGCTCCAGCCCGGCGCCGATGGTCACCGGCCCCACCAGCGTGCGCCCGGCCTACCAGGTCGCCAACGTGGAAAACAACGGCGCCATCTTCCGCGTCTCCAGCGCCCAGTTGTTCGAAGAACCGACCACCTACAACGTGGGCGACATCATCAAGATCGACATTTCCGAATCCATCAGCAGCAGCAACAAAGCCGCCACCAACAACAGCCGCGACAGTTCACTCACGCAAAAGGGTCCGGGCTCGGATGCTCCGCTGGGCGGCTTGTTCACGCAACTCTACAACGCCAACTATACGGCCACTGGCAACAATACCTTCAAGGGTTCCGGCGACAGCAGCAACAGCAATACCATGACCGGCACCCTGATGGTGTCCATCGTCGAAGTCCTGCCCAACCGCAACCTGGTGGTGGCGGGCGAAAAACGCATTGGCGTGAACGGCAACATCAATACACTGCGCTTCTCGGGCGTGGTGCGCACGCGTGATATCCGCGGCGGCATCGTGGCGTCTTCCAACGTGGCCGATGCGCGCCTGGAACAGGTGGGCGGCGGCTCCATTGCCGACGCCAGCAGCGACAACAATTTCTTCCGTCGGCTGCTGACCATCTGGTAA
- a CDS encoding D-amino acid dehydrogenase, which translates to MRIIVLGAGIVGVTTAYFLRERGHEVVVVERRAEVAAETSVGNAGHVCPSYATPWAAPGMPAKSLKWSLQSWLGIEAALRFTPRLDAHQWKWLKAFLAQCTSERYAINKARMGRLARYSHTQLKQIRERLDIRYEQTTVGNLQLFRTQEGLDNAGLSTSVLQEAGVPFELLDADGCVAFDPGLHAARHEIKGGLLLPRDETGNCPLFARALASWLQAHGMEFHLSTEVQAIEVAGDQVSGLRTKNGTLRADAYVVACASASVPMLRPLGLELPIYPVKGYAITVPVADPERAPRSGVMDEYYKVAITRMGQHIRAAGTAEIGSWDTRVRPRDCATALKSLNNLYPQGADLSRIEYWAGLRPMTPDGAPLIGATRYPNLWLNAGHGSNGWTTACGASRIIADRISGVTSEIESADLEPQRVI; encoded by the coding sequence ATGCGCATCATCGTGCTGGGCGCCGGTATCGTCGGCGTCACCACTGCTTATTTCCTGCGCGAACGCGGCCATGAGGTGGTCGTGGTCGAGCGTCGTGCCGAGGTGGCCGCCGAGACCAGCGTCGGCAATGCCGGCCATGTCTGTCCGTCCTATGCCACCCCCTGGGCGGCGCCGGGGATGCCGGCCAAATCGCTGAAGTGGTCGCTGCAAAGCTGGCTGGGGATCGAGGCGGCGCTGCGGTTCACGCCGCGCCTGGATGCGCATCAATGGAAGTGGCTCAAGGCGTTCCTGGCGCAATGCACGAGCGAGCGCTATGCCATCAACAAGGCGCGCATGGGCCGTCTGGCGCGTTACAGCCACACCCAGTTAAAGCAGATCCGCGAGCGCCTGGACATCCGTTATGAACAGACCACCGTGGGCAACCTGCAACTGTTTCGCACCCAGGAAGGGCTGGACAATGCCGGCTTGTCCACCAGCGTCTTGCAAGAAGCCGGCGTGCCCTTCGAATTGCTCGATGCCGATGGCTGCGTGGCCTTCGACCCCGGCCTTCATGCGGCGCGCCACGAGATCAAGGGTGGGCTCTTGCTGCCGCGCGATGAGACCGGCAATTGCCCCTTGTTTGCGCGCGCGCTGGCAAGCTGGCTGCAGGCGCATGGGATGGAGTTCCACTTGTCCACAGAGGTGCAGGCCATCGAGGTGGCCGGTGACCAGGTCAGTGGTTTGCGTACCAAAAATGGCACGCTGCGCGCCGATGCCTACGTGGTGGCCTGCGCCAGCGCCTCGGTGCCGATGCTCAGGCCGCTGGGGCTGGAGCTGCCCATCTATCCGGTCAAAGGCTATGCCATCACGGTGCCGGTGGCCGACCCCGAGAGGGCGCCGCGCAGCGGGGTCATGGATGAGTACTACAAGGTCGCCATCACCCGCATGGGCCAGCACATTCGCGCTGCTGGCACCGCCGAGATCGGTAGTTGGGATACGCGCGTGCGTCCGCGCGACTGCGCTACGGCATTGAAGTCGCTCAACAATCTTTATCCACAGGGGGCCGACCTGAGCCGGATCGAATACTGGGCCGGCCTGCGTCCGATGACGCCGGATGGTGCGCCCCTCATCGGCGCCACCCGCTACCCCAATCTCTGGCTCAATGCCGGCCATGGTTCCAACGGCTGGACCACGGCTTGCGGTGCCTCGCGCATCATCGCCGACCGGATTTCCGGCGTGACCAGTGAGATCGAGAGTGCCGACCTGGAGCCGCAGCGGGTGATCTGA
- a CDS encoding amino acid ABC transporter permease, with amino-acid sequence MYHWDFGSLWQFRNIIGIGFFYTLSYTVACIALGLLVGLLVGLGRLSSHGFISAPLRAFVEVFRCTPVLVQLVWFYYALPVLLDIQMSAGMAAMLSLALYGGAFYSEIIRGGIVSIDIGQSEAGWALGMTRWQLMKRVILPQAFKRMTPPLVNQSIMQLKNTSLLSVLAVPDLLYQGQIIAHETYRPLEVYTLVAVIYFVILLPATIWAKRLENRLAAQHD; translated from the coding sequence ATGTATCACTGGGACTTCGGCTCGCTCTGGCAATTCAGAAACATCATCGGCATCGGCTTCTTCTATACCCTGAGCTACACCGTGGCCTGTATCGCGCTGGGCCTGCTGGTCGGCCTGCTGGTGGGCCTGGGTCGGCTCTCTTCCCATGGCTTCATCTCCGCTCCCCTGCGCGCCTTCGTCGAAGTGTTCCGCTGTACGCCGGTGCTGGTGCAACTGGTGTGGTTCTACTATGCGCTACCGGTGCTGCTGGATATCCAGATGTCGGCCGGCATGGCCGCCATGTTGTCGCTGGCCTTGTATGGCGGCGCCTTCTATTCCGAGATCATCCGTGGCGGCATCGTCTCCATCGACATCGGGCAGAGCGAAGCCGGTTGGGCGCTGGGGATGACGCGCTGGCAGTTGATGAAGCGCGTGATCCTGCCGCAAGCCTTCAAGCGCATGACGCCGCCGCTGGTCAACCAATCCATCATGCAGTTGAAGAATACTTCACTGCTATCGGTGCTGGCGGTGCCCGACCTGCTCTACCAGGGCCAGATCATCGCCCACGAAACCTATCGTCCGCTGGAGGTCTACACCCTGGTGGCGGTGATCTACTTCGTGATCCTGCTGCCAGCCACCATCTGGGCCAAGCGCCTGGAAAACCGTCTGGCGGCACAGCATGATTGA
- a CDS encoding amino acid ABC transporter ATP-binding protein — MNQEHNQSMIQIRHLQKSFGEHVVLKDISIEIARGSVVAMIGPSGSGKSTLLRCLNLLTVPDRGSVRIGTRHFEFNGRKSHLPKERELAAFRARTGMVFQHFNLFPHMTALENVMEGMVTVLRTPKAEARAQAMALLQKVGLIERADMYPQKLSGGQKQRIAIARALAMQPDVMLFDEATSALDPELVGEVLNVIRGLAADGMTMILVTHEIAFAREVADQVVFMRDGVVVEAGPPSQVIDHPREAATQAFLSRFNA, encoded by the coding sequence ATGAACCAGGAACACAACCAGTCCATGATCCAGATCCGCCATCTCCAGAAGTCCTTCGGTGAGCATGTGGTGTTGAAGGACATTTCCATCGAGATCGCGCGCGGCAGCGTGGTCGCCATGATCGGGCCCTCCGGTTCGGGCAAGTCCACCCTGCTGCGTTGCCTGAACCTGTTGACCGTGCCCGACCGCGGCTCGGTGCGCATCGGCACACGCCACTTCGAGTTCAATGGCCGCAAGTCGCACTTGCCCAAGGAACGCGAACTGGCGGCCTTCCGCGCCCGCACCGGCATGGTGTTCCAGCACTTCAACCTGTTCCCGCACATGACGGCGCTGGAGAACGTGATGGAAGGCATGGTCACCGTGCTGCGCACGCCCAAGGCCGAGGCGCGCGCCCAGGCCATGGCGCTGCTGCAGAAGGTGGGGCTCATCGAGCGTGCCGACATGTATCCGCAAAAGCTCTCGGGGGGCCAGAAGCAGCGCATCGCCATCGCCCGTGCGCTGGCCATGCAACCGGACGTGATGTTGTTCGATGAAGCCACCTCGGCGCTGGACCCGGAGCTGGTCGGTGAAGTGCTCAACGTGATCCGTGGATTGGCCGCCGATGGCATGACCATGATCCTGGTCACCCATGAAATCGCCTTCGCCCGCGAAGTGGCGGACCAGGTGGTGTTCATGCGCGATGGCGTGGTGGTCGAGGCCGGACCGCCGTCGCAGGTGATTGACCATCCGCGGGAAGCGGCAACCCAGGCTTTCCTGTCCCGCTTCAATGCCTGA